A genomic segment from Burkholderia plantarii encodes:
- a CDS encoding amino acid adenylation domain-containing protein — protein MDTTLHTGLLMTDGVDRAYPDVVSRFRRIAASHVASPALRAGAEAVTYGELDRLSDALAATLLAQGVAPGHCVGVSGSYGLHTAVVLLGILKAGAFYVYLDATLPARRLGLMADTLAVRLVVAPANAHEMFAALGMACIATGDAMAAAGAVHASTPVPSLERTASALAYVNYSSGSTGQPKAIACRDGGITRLCVDQPVLGLGASTAMLVNAPLSFDASTLEIWGPQLNGGTCVFHTERLLSPAGLRVLVEQQGVNTLWLTSALFNAIVDLDATCLNGLRCVMVGGEALSVAHVRRAMQANRGVRFINGYGPTENTTFTACHRVTEADLLQPALPIGTPINGTGVVICDAQLAPLPPGQIGELVTFGAGLAHGYLGNPELNARKFPTLTLDGVARRVYRSGDRVRLNADGLLEYHGRMDKEVKINGFRIDLAELENFLRTCPGVRDCVLVDVERHGGKLLLAAIVPVDDRDGDGTLAALESGWLNQLPPHERPHALFVIDALPLTANGKLDRAALIERWRGSDELSLAGLTAAERGCAALWRRHVGHLPSSRRSDFFAAGGNSLLALRLLAEAARHLRVSLPIDEFYAASRFEDFCRWLDSRGAGRMLPGEVDSGLVRIAPCDNAAADPGGEIAAEADLAAALAQRFPDPAHLHLFAHRGELFVAGETAELDEAARAWLAARQRAIVGQLSGRALECELNPCQRSMVLDELFNGNLDGNSMFHQLHPARPWTVTQLQRASDRLHRRHPLLSARVGLEGERFVFVLEPDTPPPAVHDDPHVYADEDAFRQRYLHHPHSVLEPGYLRLVRAHVAGRPVFGAWLHHIAADGPFVSRLLCELRAVLEDDAEAQTDAAPADFSFVQQNWRIARRLEREAEPARRYWRAQRTRIAALGTDAPPGLRSATALAERDCSATRTAALLQLAISRKQGLLPMFAVLLQQTCATVLDWRPHLFATTCSLREGGISQDGAGCYINLLPLPLESRVGDTEAAIATAGYEALQAMASACLPYEDLAEACGGLAGRESVLINVVEERADHPHDWAQSCNALKVRRPLTLTAFLRAGRLMRLTLAGRLAQPVLVALLDGLVEACDRLLNEERAHVRDDLATA, from the coding sequence ATGGACACAACATTGCACACCGGACTGCTGATGACGGACGGCGTGGATCGCGCCTACCCCGACGTGGTGAGTCGGTTCCGACGCATCGCGGCGAGCCATGTCGCGAGCCCGGCGCTGCGCGCCGGCGCCGAGGCCGTGACCTATGGAGAGCTGGATCGTCTCAGCGACGCGCTGGCCGCCACCCTGCTGGCGCAGGGCGTGGCGCCGGGACACTGCGTGGGCGTGAGCGGCAGCTACGGCCTGCACACGGCGGTGGTACTGCTCGGCATCCTCAAGGCCGGCGCGTTCTATGTCTATCTGGATGCGACGCTGCCCGCGCGGCGCCTGGGCCTGATGGCCGATACGCTGGCGGTGCGGCTGGTGGTGGCGCCGGCCAATGCGCACGAGATGTTCGCCGCGCTCGGCATGGCGTGCATCGCGACCGGCGACGCGATGGCAGCAGCCGGCGCGGTGCATGCTTCCACGCCCGTGCCTTCGCTCGAGCGGACCGCCAGCGCCCTCGCCTACGTCAATTACTCGTCTGGCAGTACCGGTCAGCCCAAGGCCATCGCGTGCCGCGACGGCGGCATCACGCGGCTCTGCGTCGACCAGCCGGTGCTGGGACTCGGCGCCAGCACGGCGATGTTGGTGAATGCGCCGCTATCATTCGACGCCTCCACGCTGGAGATCTGGGGGCCCCAGCTGAATGGCGGCACCTGCGTCTTCCATACCGAGCGACTGCTGAGCCCCGCGGGCCTGCGCGTGCTGGTCGAGCAACAGGGCGTGAACACGCTGTGGCTGACCTCGGCGCTCTTCAACGCGATCGTCGATCTCGACGCCACCTGCCTGAACGGGTTGCGATGCGTGATGGTGGGCGGCGAGGCGCTGTCGGTCGCACACGTGCGGCGCGCCATGCAGGCGAACCGCGGCGTGCGCTTCATCAACGGTTACGGGCCGACCGAAAACACCACCTTCACGGCCTGTCACCGGGTGACGGAGGCGGACCTGCTGCAACCCGCGCTGCCGATCGGCACGCCGATCAACGGCACCGGCGTGGTGATCTGTGACGCGCAACTCGCGCCGCTGCCGCCGGGGCAGATCGGCGAGCTGGTGACCTTCGGCGCGGGGCTCGCGCACGGCTATCTCGGCAATCCCGAGCTGAACGCCCGCAAGTTTCCGACGCTCACGCTGGACGGCGTCGCACGCCGCGTCTATCGCAGCGGCGACCGGGTGCGGCTGAACGCCGATGGGCTGCTCGAATATCACGGCCGGATGGACAAGGAGGTCAAAATCAACGGCTTCCGGATCGATCTGGCCGAGCTGGAGAACTTTCTGCGCACCTGCCCGGGCGTGCGCGACTGCGTGCTGGTGGACGTCGAGCGCCACGGCGGCAAGCTGCTGCTGGCCGCGATCGTGCCAGTGGACGACCGGGACGGCGACGGCACGCTCGCGGCGCTCGAATCCGGATGGCTCAACCAGTTGCCGCCGCACGAGCGCCCGCACGCGCTGTTCGTCATCGACGCGCTGCCGCTGACGGCTAACGGCAAGCTCGATCGCGCGGCGCTGATCGAGCGCTGGCGCGGCAGCGACGAGCTGAGCCTGGCCGGGCTGACGGCCGCGGAGCGCGGCTGCGCGGCGCTCTGGCGGCGCCATGTGGGCCACCTGCCGTCATCGCGGCGCAGCGACTTCTTCGCGGCCGGCGGCAACTCGCTGCTCGCGCTGCGCCTGCTGGCCGAGGCCGCGCGACATCTGCGCGTGTCGCTGCCGATCGACGAGTTCTACGCGGCCAGCCGCTTCGAGGATTTCTGTCGCTGGCTGGACTCGCGCGGCGCGGGCCGGATGCTGCCCGGCGAGGTCGACTCCGGCCTGGTTCGGATCGCGCCGTGCGACAACGCGGCAGCGGACCCGGGCGGCGAGATCGCGGCCGAAGCCGACCTCGCCGCCGCGCTGGCGCAACGCTTTCCCGACCCCGCCCACCTGCACCTGTTCGCCCATCGCGGCGAGCTGTTCGTGGCGGGCGAGACGGCGGAACTCGACGAGGCGGCCCGCGCGTGGCTCGCCGCGCGACAGCGCGCGATCGTCGGCCAGCTGTCGGGCCGTGCGCTCGAATGCGAGCTGAACCCGTGCCAGCGCTCGATGGTGCTCGACGAGCTGTTCAACGGCAACCTCGACGGCAACTCGATGTTCCACCAGCTGCATCCGGCCCGGCCATGGACCGTGACGCAACTGCAACGTGCCTCGGACCGGCTCCACCGCCGGCACCCGCTGCTGAGCGCGCGCGTCGGCCTGGAAGGCGAGCGCTTCGTGTTCGTGCTGGAGCCGGACACGCCGCCGCCGGCCGTACACGACGATCCGCACGTCTACGCCGACGAGGACGCGTTCCGGCAGCGCTACCTGCACCATCCGCATTCGGTGCTGGAGCCCGGCTACCTGCGGCTCGTGCGGGCACACGTGGCGGGGCGTCCGGTGTTCGGCGCGTGGCTCCATCACATCGCCGCGGACGGCCCGTTCGTGAGCCGCCTGCTCTGCGAGCTGCGCGCCGTGCTGGAGGACGACGCCGAGGCGCAGACGGACGCCGCGCCGGCCGACTTCAGCTTCGTGCAGCAGAACTGGCGGATCGCGCGCCGCCTGGAACGCGAGGCCGAGCCGGCACGTCGCTACTGGCGCGCGCAGCGGACGCGAATCGCCGCGCTCGGCACCGACGCGCCGCCGGGGCTGCGCTCGGCTACCGCGCTGGCCGAGCGCGATTGCAGCGCCACCCGCACTGCCGCGCTGCTGCAACTGGCGATCTCGCGCAAGCAGGGCCTGCTGCCGATGTTCGCGGTACTGCTGCAGCAAACCTGCGCAACGGTGCTGGACTGGCGGCCGCACCTGTTCGCCACCACCTGCTCGCTGCGCGAGGGCGGCATCAGCCAGGACGGCGCGGGCTGCTACATCAACCTGCTGCCGTTGCCGCTGGAGTCGCGCGTGGGCGATACCGAGGCGGCCATCGCCACGGCCGGATACGAGGCGCTACAGGCGATGGCCTCGGCCTGCCTGCCCTACGAGGATCTGGCCGAGGCCTGCGGCGGCCTGGCCGGCAGGGAGTCGGTGCTGATCAACGTGGTGGAGGAACGGGCCGACCATCCCCACGACTGGGCGCAATCGTGCAACGCGTTGAAGGTGCGCCGGCCGCTCACGCTCACGGCGTTCCTGCGCGCCGGCAGGCTGATGCGGCTGACACTGGCCGGACGCCTCGCGCAACCGGTTCTCGTCGCGCTGCTGGACGGCCTCGTCGAGGCCTGTGACCGACTACTGAACGAGGAACGCGCCCATGTCCGCGACGATCTGGCTACTGCCTGA
- a CDS encoding NAD(+) synthase yields MNDFFSMYRHGFLRVAVAIPPVVVADPAANLEATIRLVRDAAGRGALVTILPELGLSAYTNDELFFQRALLDGVKRAIGELRAASSELPGLIVAGAPLEWNGRLYNAAVVLHRGRILGAVPKSYLPNYGEFYEKRYFASGLGVTGGTLRLDGAEVPFGTDLLFRADDYPEFVLGVEICEDLWAPVPPSTYAAHAGATVIANLSASNITVGKSEYRRLHVRSHSARCQAAYLYSAAGCGESTTDLAWDGHALVCESGEILAETERFADTAQLLVADLDLQRITQERLRIQTFDDCARALGGPAFRSVGFMLAPPGGPSGPLLRRLDRFPFVPADVAMLDANCEETFMIQSHGLAKRLRATGLEQVVIGVSGGLDSTYALLVCALTMDRLGLDRRNILAYTLPGYATSRHTLDNAWALMRALGVSAREIDIKPVSDRTLADIGHRAAQGEAHYDVTYENVQAGARSAYLFRLANANRAIVIGTGDLSELALGWCTYGVGDQMSHYNVNGSVPKTLIQHMVRWLADRRRFGTDASGILRRIVETEISPELVPGDASQPSQLTEHAIGPYALQDFNLYYVTRHGFGPAKIAFLAWQAWHDAEAGGWPILMDARPVYDLAAIKRWLGVFVKRFFEGSQFKRSALPNGPKVATGSSLSPRGDWRAPSDSVARAWLDELARAVPDAAPGAESPAD; encoded by the coding sequence ATGAACGATTTCTTCTCGATGTACCGCCACGGCTTCCTGCGCGTGGCCGTCGCCATCCCCCCCGTGGTGGTCGCCGATCCGGCCGCCAACCTCGAGGCCACGATCCGCCTCGTGCGCGACGCCGCCGGGCGCGGCGCGCTCGTGACGATCCTGCCCGAACTCGGCCTGTCGGCCTACACCAACGACGAGTTGTTCTTCCAGCGCGCGCTGCTCGACGGCGTGAAGCGGGCGATCGGCGAGCTGCGCGCGGCCTCGTCCGAGCTGCCCGGACTGATCGTGGCGGGCGCGCCGCTCGAATGGAACGGACGCCTCTACAACGCCGCGGTGGTGCTGCACCGTGGCCGAATCCTCGGCGCGGTCCCGAAGTCCTACCTGCCGAACTATGGGGAGTTCTACGAAAAGCGCTACTTCGCTTCCGGGCTCGGCGTGACGGGCGGCACGCTGCGGCTGGACGGCGCCGAGGTGCCGTTCGGCACCGACCTGCTGTTTCGCGCCGACGACTACCCGGAGTTCGTGCTCGGCGTCGAGATCTGCGAGGACCTCTGGGCGCCGGTGCCGCCGTCCACCTACGCGGCGCATGCGGGCGCGACCGTGATCGCGAACCTGTCGGCCAGCAACATCACCGTCGGCAAGTCCGAATATCGCCGGCTGCACGTGCGCTCGCACAGCGCGCGCTGCCAGGCGGCCTACCTCTATTCGGCGGCCGGCTGCGGCGAATCCACCACCGACCTGGCATGGGACGGCCACGCGCTCGTCTGCGAAAGCGGCGAAATCCTCGCCGAGACCGAGCGCTTCGCCGACACCGCGCAACTGCTGGTGGCCGACCTCGACCTGCAGCGCATCACGCAGGAACGCCTGCGCATCCAGACCTTCGACGATTGCGCACGCGCGCTCGGCGGCCCCGCGTTCCGCAGCGTCGGCTTCATGCTCGCGCCGCCGGGCGGCCCGAGCGGGCCGCTGCTGCGCCGCCTCGACCGCTTCCCGTTCGTGCCGGCCGACGTCGCGATGCTCGATGCGAACTGCGAGGAGACCTTCATGATCCAGAGCCACGGACTCGCCAAGCGGCTGCGCGCGACGGGGCTCGAGCAGGTCGTGATCGGCGTGTCGGGCGGCCTCGACTCCACCTACGCGCTGCTGGTCTGCGCACTGACCATGGACCGGCTCGGCCTCGACCGCCGCAACATCCTCGCCTACACGCTGCCCGGCTACGCCACCAGCCGGCACACGCTCGACAACGCCTGGGCGCTGATGCGCGCGCTCGGCGTGAGCGCGCGCGAGATCGACATCAAGCCGGTGTCGGACCGCACGCTGGCGGACATCGGCCATCGCGCCGCGCAGGGCGAGGCGCACTACGACGTGACCTACGAGAACGTCCAGGCCGGCGCGCGCAGCGCCTACCTGTTCCGGCTCGCGAACGCGAATCGCGCCATCGTGATCGGCACCGGCGACCTGTCCGAGCTTGCGCTCGGCTGGTGTACCTACGGCGTCGGCGATCAGATGTCGCACTACAACGTGAACGGCTCGGTGCCGAAGACGCTGATCCAGCACATGGTGCGCTGGCTCGCGGACCGGCGGCGCTTCGGCACCGATGCGTCCGGCATCCTGCGACGCATCGTCGAGACCGAGATCTCGCCCGAACTGGTGCCCGGCGATGCGAGCCAGCCGAGCCAGTTGACCGAGCACGCGATCGGCCCCTACGCGCTGCAGGACTTCAACCTCTACTACGTGACGCGCCACGGCTTCGGCCCCGCGAAGATCGCGTTCCTCGCGTGGCAGGCATGGCACGACGCCGAGGCCGGCGGCTGGCCGATCCTGATGGACGCGCGCCCCGTCTACGACCTGGCCGCCATCAAGCGCTGGCTTGGCGTGTTCGTGAAGCGCTTCTTCGAGGGCAGCCAGTTCAAGCGCTCGGCACTGCCCAACGGCCCGAAGGTAGCCACCGGCAGCTCGCTGTCGCCGCGCGGCGACTGGCGCGCGCCGAGCGACTCGGTGGCGCGCGCCTGGCTCGACGAGCTGGCGCGCGCGGTGCCGGACGCGGCACCGGGTGCGGAATCGCCGGCGGATTGA
- a CDS encoding penicillin acylase family protein translates to MPSPPAAPPMAHLPEHPSFAAVPAYAPTELVVEIARTADGTPHIRAHDFESLGYGHGYVVADDHAAVLLAHLVTLLGERSRHYGRDEAPGDGANLDSDLGYRALDYGGQAAGALARMSRHANALIDGFAAGFNRRVSERVEAGDALAPVPGGTPRVLRRDDIAALLLALADEASGRRFVQALALARPPASTSAPPHEDDASAASRDAGDAPPDARAGARAAADAAPATPPWSAHTDLPLGSNAWAVGSQAAAGGASVLLANPHFGFADGLRLYQVHLTIPGALDVAGVSILGCPTVNLGFNASLAWTHTVSSAERFVLQRLRLVPGDPTTYLWDGRPEPMQRRRVAIEIRGEARPHEHDLWQTRHGPPLGVPGLAEWSAGQVFCLGNANAGNADVLDHWLAIGAARSLDELEQSFARWAGTSWVNLLAIDAAGQACYVDGSNVPELGAATLAALADTDHPLALERRRRGLVVLPGDDPRHALAPRRPRAVAQRPARRTRGVLANFNNPYQRVDLDAALPAHHPLFGAFDAPLTPRARHGLRLTRELARPIGATALARLTLDNHVPMSDLLLDDLLALGAACREPVIARGGTRVDLAPALAILRAWCREDALDAPGAPLFREFAQAWLEGAPGYAHGFDPAAPLDTPRGLPHWQGSGPAPALVALATAVEQLAAAGFPPAATLRELQFRLRADGTRAPLDGGPNLTGALNVSQVGALTPRERLAQFVRGRVPLPTGLAPHGYAVNFGTTWLASIVFDGGRPLVHSVLPQAQRSRPGTAWSDGRPPPRLGTPASRFAFDAAQVRADTVTRCELRANPASTTFAADDAPRHPLPAQSVRP, encoded by the coding sequence ATGCCCTCCCCACCCGCCGCGCCGCCGATGGCGCACCTGCCCGAGCATCCGTCGTTCGCCGCCGTGCCCGCCTACGCACCGACGGAACTCGTGGTGGAGATCGCGCGCACCGCCGACGGCACACCGCATATCCGCGCGCACGACTTCGAATCGCTCGGCTACGGCCACGGCTACGTGGTGGCCGACGATCACGCGGCCGTGCTGCTCGCGCACCTGGTCACGCTGCTGGGCGAGCGCAGCCGCCACTACGGCCGCGACGAGGCGCCCGGCGACGGCGCCAACCTCGACAGCGACCTCGGCTACCGCGCGCTCGACTACGGCGGCCAGGCCGCCGGCGCGCTGGCGCGGATGTCGCGCCACGCCAACGCGCTGATCGACGGCTTCGCGGCCGGCTTCAACCGCCGCGTGAGCGAACGCGTCGAGGCCGGCGACGCGCTCGCGCCGGTGCCCGGCGGCACACCGCGCGTGCTGCGGCGCGACGACATCGCCGCGCTGCTGCTCGCGCTGGCCGACGAGGCGAGCGGCCGGCGCTTCGTGCAGGCGCTCGCGCTGGCGCGACCGCCGGCGTCGACTTCGGCTCCGCCGCACGAGGATGACGCGAGCGCGGCGTCGCGCGACGCTGGCGATGCGCCGCCCGACGCGCGCGCCGGGGCCAGGGCCGCCGCCGACGCGGCTCCCGCCACGCCGCCCTGGTCGGCCCACACCGACCTGCCGCTCGGCAGCAACGCCTGGGCCGTCGGCAGCCAGGCGGCAGCCGGCGGCGCGAGCGTGCTGCTCGCCAATCCGCACTTCGGCTTCGCCGACGGTCTGCGCCTCTACCAGGTGCATCTGACGATCCCCGGCGCGCTCGACGTGGCGGGCGTGTCGATCCTCGGCTGCCCGACCGTCAACCTCGGCTTCAACGCATCGCTGGCCTGGACCCACACGGTGTCGTCGGCCGAGCGGTTCGTGCTGCAACGGCTGCGGCTCGTGCCGGGCGACCCGACCACCTACCTCTGGGACGGCCGTCCCGAGCCGATGCAACGGCGTCGCGTGGCGATCGAGATCCGCGGCGAGGCACGGCCCCACGAGCACGATCTGTGGCAGACGCGCCACGGGCCGCCGCTCGGCGTGCCGGGCCTCGCCGAATGGAGCGCCGGGCAGGTGTTCTGCCTCGGCAACGCGAACGCCGGCAACGCCGACGTGCTCGACCACTGGCTCGCGATCGGCGCCGCGCGCTCGCTCGACGAGCTGGAGCAGAGCTTCGCGCGTTGGGCAGGCACGAGCTGGGTGAACCTGCTCGCGATCGACGCCGCCGGGCAGGCCTGTTACGTCGACGGCAGCAACGTGCCCGAACTCGGCGCGGCGACGCTCGCGGCACTGGCGGACACCGACCATCCGCTCGCGCTCGAACGCAGGCGCCGCGGCCTCGTCGTGCTGCCCGGCGACGACCCGCGCCATGCGCTCGCGCCGCGCCGCCCGCGTGCCGTCGCGCAGCGCCCGGCGCGCCGCACGCGCGGCGTGCTCGCCAACTTCAACAACCCGTACCAGCGCGTCGATCTCGACGCCGCGCTGCCCGCGCACCATCCGCTGTTCGGCGCGTTCGACGCGCCGCTCACGCCGCGCGCGCGGCACGGCCTGCGGCTCACGCGCGAACTCGCGCGGCCGATCGGGGCCACCGCGCTCGCGCGCCTGACGCTCGACAACCACGTGCCGATGAGCGACCTGCTGCTCGACGACCTGCTCGCGCTCGGCGCGGCCTGCCGCGAGCCGGTGATCGCGCGCGGCGGCACGCGGGTCGATCTCGCGCCGGCGCTCGCGATCCTGCGCGCGTGGTGCCGCGAGGACGCGCTCGACGCACCCGGCGCGCCGCTGTTTCGCGAATTCGCGCAGGCATGGCTGGAGGGCGCCCCCGGCTACGCGCACGGCTTCGATCCCGCCGCGCCGCTCGACACGCCGCGCGGCCTGCCGCACTGGCAGGGCAGCGGCCCGGCGCCGGCGCTCGTCGCGCTGGCCACGGCCGTCGAGCAGCTCGCGGCGGCCGGCTTCCCGCCCGCCGCCACGCTGCGCGAGCTCCAGTTCCGGCTGCGCGCCGACGGCACGCGCGCGCCGCTCGACGGCGGCCCGAACCTGACCGGCGCGCTCAACGTCAGCCAGGTCGGCGCGCTCACGCCGCGCGAGCGGCTCGCCCAGTTCGTGCGCGGGCGCGTGCCGCTGCCCACCGGCCTCGCGCCGCACGGCTATGCCGTCAACTTCGGCACCACCTGGCTCGCCAGCATCGTGTTCGACGGCGGCCGGCCGCTCGTACACAGCGTGCTGCCGCAGGCGCAGCGCAGCCGGCCCGGCACCGCGTGGAGCGATGGCCGGCCGCCGCCGCGGCTCGGCACCCCGGCCAGCCGCTTCGCGTTCGACGCGGCCCAGGTGCGGGCCGACACGGTGACGCGCTGCGAATTGCGCGCCAATCCCGCCTCGACTACCTTCGCCGCCGACGACGCCCCCCGTCATCCCCTCCCCGCCCAATCCGTCCGCCCATGA
- a CDS encoding MupA/Atu3671 family FMN-dependent luciferase-like monooxygenase — protein MTNLHERINQLSDAQKAALQARLEQKRTIRPAARPLDFGLLFFSSDGSGRTAGKYDLLMDAARLADAEGFSAIWTPERHFQTFGGLYPNPAVLAAALAMVTRRIQLRAGSVVVPLHDPVRVAEEWAIVDNLSGGRVALSFASGWHRDDFAFRPDAFETRRETLEPAIDTIRRLWAGEPLTLAGVGGKPTEIRTFPRPVQPAFSFWLTGASRETWSRAARLGANVLCLMGPSLADLREKIALYREERLAAGLDPAGGKITVTLHTFIDDDLAAVKRQVRAPLTDYLEDYVRQFRSLMPAEEVARLEGAKESILDFAFERYFNFSSLLGDRAKCIEMLNRLTEAGVDEVACLVDFGLPADTVMAGLRKLAALRREFADAQAQASSSAAAPVA, from the coding sequence ATGACCAACCTGCACGAGCGCATCAACCAGTTGAGCGATGCGCAGAAAGCCGCGCTGCAGGCGCGGCTCGAACAGAAGCGGACGATCCGGCCTGCCGCCCGGCCGCTCGACTTCGGCCTGCTGTTCTTTTCGTCCGACGGCTCCGGCCGGACCGCCGGCAAATACGACCTGCTGATGGACGCCGCGCGGCTCGCCGACGCCGAGGGCTTCAGCGCGATCTGGACGCCCGAGCGCCATTTCCAGACCTTCGGCGGGCTCTATCCGAACCCGGCCGTGCTGGCCGCCGCGCTCGCCATGGTCACGCGCCGCATCCAGCTGCGCGCCGGCAGCGTGGTGGTGCCGCTGCACGACCCGGTGCGCGTGGCCGAGGAATGGGCGATCGTCGACAACCTGTCGGGCGGGCGCGTGGCGCTGTCGTTCGCGAGCGGCTGGCACCGCGACGATTTCGCGTTTCGCCCCGACGCGTTCGAGACGCGGCGCGAGACGCTGGAGCCCGCGATCGACACCATCCGCCGCCTGTGGGCCGGCGAGCCCCTCACGCTGGCCGGCGTGGGCGGCAAGCCCACCGAGATCCGCACCTTCCCGCGCCCGGTCCAGCCGGCCTTCTCGTTCTGGCTCACGGGCGCGTCGCGCGAGACCTGGAGCCGCGCCGCGCGGCTCGGCGCCAACGTGCTGTGCCTGATGGGGCCGTCGCTGGCCGACCTGCGCGAGAAGATCGCGCTGTACCGCGAGGAACGGCTCGCGGCCGGGCTCGACCCGGCCGGCGGCAAGATCACCGTCACGCTGCACACCTTCATCGACGACGACCTGGCCGCGGTCAAGCGGCAGGTGCGCGCGCCGCTGACCGACTATCTCGAGGACTACGTGCGCCAGTTCCGCAGCCTGATGCCGGCCGAGGAAGTCGCGCGGCTGGAGGGCGCGAAGGAGTCGATCCTCGATTTCGCGTTCGAGCGCTACTTCAATTTCAGCTCGCTGCTCGGCGACCGCGCCAAGTGCATCGAGATGCTGAACCGCCTCACCGAGGCCGGCGTGGACGAGGTCGCCTGCCTGGTCGACTTCGGCCTGCCCGCCGACACCGTGATGGCCGGCTTGCGCAAGCTGGCCGCGCTGCGCCGCGAATTCGCCGACGCGCAGGCGCAGGCGTCGTCGAGCGCCGCCGCGCCGGTCGCGTGA